AAGGATGTGGATAAGGAATTTTTATCATTTTTCTTCATGGAAGCAATATTATTATTTTATTAGTAGGTTAACAAAAAAAGAATATGATATTGTTATTGATGCTCAGGGTTTATTAAAAACGTCTTTATTAATAACCCGTATTGCTCGTGGTGAAGTACATGGGATGGATTGTGAAAGTGTTCGGGAAACTATGAGTGTTTTTTTTTATCATAAAAAACATTTTATTGAAAAGAAACAACATTCTATTGAAAGAATTAGACAATTGTTTTCTTGTAGTTTAGGTTATTCAGTACCTCAAGCTATGGGGCAATATGGTTTGCGTTCTTTATTTTTACGAAAAAAAAATAATGTTCCTTATTTGATCTTTTTTCATTCTACTACTAAAGCGAAAAAACATTGGCCAGAGTTTTATTGGCATTTTATTATAAAATATGCTATATCTTCCGGATATCATATAAAATTACCTTTTTGGGGGAGATCAGAGGAATTACGAGTGCGGCGATTAGTAGCTTCTTACACTCATCAAACTACTATTTTGTCAAAATTAACATTACGAGATATTGCTGTTCAAATATCTGGTGCGACGGCAATTATATCAGTTGATACTGGATTAAGTCATTTAGCAGCAGTATTGGGTTGTCCCAATTTAACGTTATATGGCCCGACGGATCCTAAATTAATTGGGACATGTGGGAAAAATCAAGTTATTTTGCATTCTGCTACAAAAAAAATGGAAAATCTTTCCCCAGAAGAAGTGTGGGAGGTTTTTCAAAAAGTGTTAAATATGTGATATTATATATTTAATTGTAAAATACTTCAAGTTTTATAATAAAATTAACTGTAAATTTGACTGATATTAATGTGTTGCATGATTGTAGTAATTTAAAATTTGATAATTTATTTATATAATTTAGTGTATAAGATAGTGTATTAATTATATTAAATATTTTAAATTTATATTTAAAATAATGTTTTATATATTTTATATGTGCTAATGATAATTATATTTAATTAAGTAT
This sequence is a window from Candidatus Blochmannia ocreatus. Protein-coding genes within it:
- the waaC gene encoding lipopolysaccharide heptosyltransferase I, with protein sequence MKVLIVKLSSMGDIIHTLPAVTDAANSILNIEFDWVVEETFSEILRWHPAVFKVIPVNLRMWIRNFYHFSSWKQYYYFISRLTKKEYDIVIDAQGLLKTSLLITRIARGEVHGMDCESVRETMSVFFYHKKHFIEKKQHSIERIRQLFSCSLGYSVPQAMGQYGLRSLFLRKKNNVPYLIFFHSTTKAKKHWPEFYWHFIIKYAISSGYHIKLPFWGRSEELRVRRLVASYTHQTTILSKLTLRDIAVQISGATAIISVDTGLSHLAAVLGCPNLTLYGPTDPKLIGTCGKNQVILHSATKKMENLSPEEVWEVFQKVLNM